A single genomic interval of Chrysemys picta bellii isolate R12L10 chromosome 8, ASM1138683v2, whole genome shotgun sequence harbors:
- the SMAD5 gene encoding mothers against decapentaplegic homolog 5 isoform X1: protein MTSMASLFSFTSPAVKRLLGWKQGDEEEKWAEKAVDALVKKLKKKKGAMEELEKALSSPGQPSKCVTIPRSLDGRLQVSHRKGLPHVIYCRVWRWPDLQSHHELKPLDICEFPFGSKQKEVCINPYHYKRVESPVLPPVLVPRHSEFNPQHSLLVQFRNLSHNEPHMPQNATFPDSFQQPNSTPFSISPNSPYPPSPVSSTYPSSPASSGPSSPFQLPADTPPPAYMPPEDQMGQDNSQSMDTSNTMISQIIPNISSRDVQPVAYEEPKHWCSIVYYELNNRVGEAFHASSTSVLVDGFTDPSNNKNRFCLGLLSNVNRNSTIENTRRHIGKGVHLYYVGGEVYAECLSDSSIFVQSRNCNYHHGFHPTTVCKIPSGCSLKIFNNQEFAQLLAQSVNHGFEAVYELTKMCTIRMSFVKGWGAEYHRQDVTSTPCWIEIHLHGPLQWLDKVLTQMGSPLNPISSVS from the exons ATGACGTCAATGGCCAGTTTGTTCTCTTTTACTAGCCCAGCTGTAAAGCGTTTATTGGGCTGGAAACAAGGAGATGAAGAGGAAAAATGGGCGGAAAAGGCAGTTGATGCTTTGGTAAAAAagttgaaaaagaaaaagggtgCTATGGAAGAATTAGAAAAAGCCTTGAGCAGTCCCGGACAACCCAGCAAGTGTGTTACTATTCCTCGTTCTTTAGATGGGAGACTTCAAGTTTCTCACAGAAAAGGCCTGCCCCATGTTATATACTGTCGTGTCTGGCGTTGGCCTGATCTTCAGAGTCATCATGAGTTGAAGCCATTGGATATTTGTGAATTTCCTTTTGGATCTAAACAGAAGGAAGTTTGTATTAATCCTTACCACTACAaaagggtggagagcccag ttctaCCTCCAGTGTTAGTGCCTAGACATAGTGAATTCAATCCACAGCACAGCCTTCTAGTTCAGTTCAGGAACCTAAGCCACAATGAACCGCACATGCCACAAAATGCTACATTTCCAGATTCTTTCCAGCAACCCAACAGCACTCCGTTTTCCATTTCACCAAACAGCCCCTACCCACCTTCTCCAGTGAGCAGCACTTACCCGAGTTCCCCTGCCAGTTCTGGACCATCTAGTCCATTTCAGCTACCAG CTGATACTCCACCTCCTGCATATATGCCTCCTGAAGATCAGATGGGGCAGGATAATTCACAGTCTATGGACACAAGCAACACTATGATTTCTCAAATTATACCAAATATATCCAGCAGAG ATGTTCAACCTGTTGCTTATGAAGAGCCCAAGCACTGGTGTTCAATTGTGTACTATGAATTAAACAATCGCGTTGGAGAGGCTTTTCACGCATCTTCCACCAGTGTCTTAGTGGATGGATTTACAGATCCTTCTAACAATAAAAACAGGTTCTGCTTAGGTTTACTGTCCAATGTTAATCGCAACTCAACTATTGAGAACACTAGGCGACATATTGGAAAAG gagTTCATCTCTACTATGTCGGTGGGGAAGTCTATGCTGAGTGCTTAAGTGACAGCAGCATATTTGTACAGAGCAGGAACTGCAACTACCATCATGGCTTTCACCCTACAACTGTGTGcaagattcccagtggctgcagcctTAAAATTTTTAACAATCAGGAGTTTGCTCAGCTTTTAGCTCAGTCTGTCAATCATGGATTTGAGGCAGTGTATGAGCTCACCAAAATGTGCACCATTCGAATGAGTTTTGTAAAG GGTTGGGGAGCGGAATATCACCGGCAAGATGTCACAAGCACCCCATGCTGGATAGAAATTCATCTTCATGGGCCCCTTCAGTGGCTGGATAAAGTACTTACACAAATGGGCTCACCACTTAATCCCATCTCTTCAGTTTCATAG
- the SMAD5 gene encoding mothers against decapentaplegic homolog 5 isoform X2 — MEELEKALSSPGQPSKCVTIPRSLDGRLQVSHRKGLPHVIYCRVWRWPDLQSHHELKPLDICEFPFGSKQKEVCINPYHYKRVESPVLPPVLVPRHSEFNPQHSLLVQFRNLSHNEPHMPQNATFPDSFQQPNSTPFSISPNSPYPPSPVSSTYPSSPASSGPSSPFQLPADTPPPAYMPPEDQMGQDNSQSMDTSNTMISQIIPNISSRDVQPVAYEEPKHWCSIVYYELNNRVGEAFHASSTSVLVDGFTDPSNNKNRFCLGLLSNVNRNSTIENTRRHIGKGVHLYYVGGEVYAECLSDSSIFVQSRNCNYHHGFHPTTVCKIPSGCSLKIFNNQEFAQLLAQSVNHGFEAVYELTKMCTIRMSFVKGWGAEYHRQDVTSTPCWIEIHLHGPLQWLDKVLTQMGSPLNPISSVS; from the exons ATGGAAGAATTAGAAAAAGCCTTGAGCAGTCCCGGACAACCCAGCAAGTGTGTTACTATTCCTCGTTCTTTAGATGGGAGACTTCAAGTTTCTCACAGAAAAGGCCTGCCCCATGTTATATACTGTCGTGTCTGGCGTTGGCCTGATCTTCAGAGTCATCATGAGTTGAAGCCATTGGATATTTGTGAATTTCCTTTTGGATCTAAACAGAAGGAAGTTTGTATTAATCCTTACCACTACAaaagggtggagagcccag ttctaCCTCCAGTGTTAGTGCCTAGACATAGTGAATTCAATCCACAGCACAGCCTTCTAGTTCAGTTCAGGAACCTAAGCCACAATGAACCGCACATGCCACAAAATGCTACATTTCCAGATTCTTTCCAGCAACCCAACAGCACTCCGTTTTCCATTTCACCAAACAGCCCCTACCCACCTTCTCCAGTGAGCAGCACTTACCCGAGTTCCCCTGCCAGTTCTGGACCATCTAGTCCATTTCAGCTACCAG CTGATACTCCACCTCCTGCATATATGCCTCCTGAAGATCAGATGGGGCAGGATAATTCACAGTCTATGGACACAAGCAACACTATGATTTCTCAAATTATACCAAATATATCCAGCAGAG ATGTTCAACCTGTTGCTTATGAAGAGCCCAAGCACTGGTGTTCAATTGTGTACTATGAATTAAACAATCGCGTTGGAGAGGCTTTTCACGCATCTTCCACCAGTGTCTTAGTGGATGGATTTACAGATCCTTCTAACAATAAAAACAGGTTCTGCTTAGGTTTACTGTCCAATGTTAATCGCAACTCAACTATTGAGAACACTAGGCGACATATTGGAAAAG gagTTCATCTCTACTATGTCGGTGGGGAAGTCTATGCTGAGTGCTTAAGTGACAGCAGCATATTTGTACAGAGCAGGAACTGCAACTACCATCATGGCTTTCACCCTACAACTGTGTGcaagattcccagtggctgcagcctTAAAATTTTTAACAATCAGGAGTTTGCTCAGCTTTTAGCTCAGTCTGTCAATCATGGATTTGAGGCAGTGTATGAGCTCACCAAAATGTGCACCATTCGAATGAGTTTTGTAAAG GGTTGGGGAGCGGAATATCACCGGCAAGATGTCACAAGCACCCCATGCTGGATAGAAATTCATCTTCATGGGCCCCTTCAGTGGCTGGATAAAGTACTTACACAAATGGGCTCACCACTTAATCCCATCTCTTCAGTTTCATAG